The genomic window ATAAAGTGTAATCGTCGCCAGTAAATTTCGAAACTAAATCTGCTTTGGTTATAATAGTGTCACCGACTTTTGGGAGCGCATGAATTTTTACATTTTTCAAAGCACTGATAAATCCAATTACGTTTACATTTTCATTTTCAATTCCGTTGTCATCAAAAAAGTATTTTTTTCCAACAATTGCCGAACAAGTCTGAGCGGTATTTTCAATTAAGCCTGCTTCAATAAAAGTATTGTTTTGAACAAAAATATTGTTTGCTTCAACAAGAAAAACAGTTTCTACTGAACTCGAATCAATATTCAAAATTAAATCCACCATAAGCATTGGCGCTCGGTGCGGTAAATAATTTTGTATGTCAACAGCAGTAGCTTTCATTATTGTTTTATTTTGCCAAAACCGTTTTCATTTGTCCTCTGGCAATTTCTTCATTGTTTAAAGTCGTCACAATATCTACTAAAGTAATTCCGGCAAATTCTTGCAGAATTGTAACTTCAGATTGAATAGTATCGCTAAGCTTTGGAAGTTTCTTAATTTCAATTTCTTTAATAGAACCAATATAGCCTGTTGGAGCAACTTCGTTTTTCAAAAAATATTGATATCCGGTATGCAATGCTACAGATTGTGCCATATGTTCTATTAATCCAGCTTCAAGAAAAATATCGTCTGATACAAAAATATTTTCGCGCTGAATTTCTAAACCAGAAACCAAAGAAGTTTCAGAATAAGAATGCATAGCATCTACCATCACAAAAGGGAACTTTTGCGGCAGTAAATTTTCTACCATTTCTTTTTCTAGAAGTGCCATTGTTTCCATTAGCAAACCGTTAAATAGGCATAAGCAAAAGAAAATCTTCCGCTTTCTGGAACAGATAATAAAATTTTATCTCCTTTTTTCAAATTCCCTGAATTCAATAATTCTTCAAGAGCTAGGTAAATAGAAGCAGAGCCTACATTTCCAACTCGAGAAAGATTCATGAACCATTTGTCATCACTCATTCCGATACCTTTTTCGTTCAATCCTTTTTTAAGTCCTTCAACAAAAAAGTTTGAAGAAACGTGAGGGATAAAATAAGTGATATCTTCCGATTTAATATTGTTTTTATCCATGGCGTCTTTCATGCTTTCGGCACCTTTTGACAGGATAAATTCGTCTAATAATTTAACGTCTTGTTTGATTGAGAAAACAGATTCGTTTAGCCATTGTTCTGGCGAATAATCGCTCCAGCCTTTAATTTCTCCATTTTCCAATTTATCACCTCCGGCATACATGCAAGTTTCTAATTCGTAGGCATACGAAAAAGCTTCCATCCATTCGATTCTAAGTGAAATTGGTCCTCTTGGTTGGTTTTCCAAAAGAAAAGCTCCAGCACCATCTGACAGCATCCAACGAAGAAAATCTTTTTTGAATGCAATAATTGGCTGTTCTTCAAGGCTTTTTAAATTGTCTGCCTCGTGATTGTATTTTTGAGCATTCAGCCAGGTCGAAACTTTTTCTGATCCTGTGCAGATTGCATTTTTTGAATTTCCAGATTTTATAGAAAGAAAACCAAACTTAAGAGAGTTCATTCCGGCACAGCAAACTCCTGTTGAAGAGTTTAATTCTACCGATTTATTTTTTAAAAGACCGTGAACCATCGCAGCATGCGAAGGCAGAAATATGTCCGGAGTCGAAGTTCCACATGAAAGTACTTCTACATCTTGAGGCGTAAAATTTTCATCGAATAACGGTAAAATGGCATTTTTGGTTAATTCGGCATTGCTGTGAGTGCTTTTTCCTTCTTTGTCAACAGCGTAATATCGGCTTGTAATTTTATTATTGCGCAAAATAATGCGTCTTGCTTTAGAAGCAGTATCATTGATAAGGCCTAAGTAGGCTTCCATTTCGTCATTTGAAACGGCTTCGTTTGGCAAATATTTTGCAGCTTTTGTAATATATACTTCAAACATAATTTAAATTTCGTCTTCTAAACTCCCTGATAATATTGAGTTTCCTTTTTTATAGATTTTAACTTAAGCGGATAGGTAATAAGGTGCAATATATACACTATTGGCGAAATTAACCATATCGCAAGGAATAAATAAACATTAAATACTTTAAGCAGCTGTTTTCGGTTTTTTTGATTTTTATAAATGATGTTTGACCATTTATTAAAAATTTTATTGGCCGTTTTGTCAACAGTCACTAAATATGAACTTATTTTTACAGCGCCAGCTTCGACCAATTTTGGCTGTAATTGCGTTAAATTATCTTTTTGTAAAGAATCGAGCATGATTTCTCCAAACTGACTTGATTCTTGTATGTCTTTTTCTGAAACTCCTGGAAGCGGAAAAATACCTAAATATTTTTTCTTAACCCCAGAGAACATCCATTCTACAATAGTTATAACGCTGATTAAATTTCCAACTCGGTCTACCAAAGCTACATTTCCAACCAAATTGGCATTGGCTTTTCTGAGTAAAACTTTGATTTTTTCCTGAGCCATAATCCACATGTTTCTTGAGCCGCTTATGGTGATAACAGGAGTATTGTTCAAAATTTTCTTGGCATCTTCGCTTTTCAAAAATGAATTAATCGGAATTGAAGGCGATAAGTACCAAACCTGATAATGAAATAAAACTAGATCAAATTTTGTATTTAGGATTTCTTCTGGAACTGGTTTTAATGCAGTAGGAATCTGTAAAAATGATTCTGGAAAAGCATCAAAAAATGATTCTTTGTTCCAAGGAAACGGAAATGGTTTTTCTAATTGTATTTCGTGAAAAGTAAGATTTATTTCGTCTGAATTTAGGAATGGTTTTGCAATATTTTTTGCAATAGATTCCAATTGTCCAGATTGAGAATAATAAATTACGAGAACATTTTTCATTGGGTTTTTTGGCTTTGGTGGTTCGCAAAAGTAAGTAAATTTATTTAAACGAATTTTCTTATTTCGACCAATGACATAGAATTCCCAATTTTTTGATTTATTGAAAAAAACTAAACCGAAAAGTGTTTGTTTGATGCTATTTTGGCAATGAATTTTTGTTTTCTAACTGGTTCCAAAAATCAAAATAATTGAACCATTGTAAAGGGTATTGCTGAAGAATACTTTCTACGCTTTTTACATATTCTTTCAAAAGCGCTTTTTCGTCTCGATGTTTTACTTCGGCTTCTCTTGCGTACAAATGATAATGAAGGTTTGGTTCTTTCATTACATAAACAAAAACGACAGGAACTTTTAATCTTGAAGCAATTAAAAACGGACCCGCAGGGAAATTGGCTTCTTTGCCCAAAAGATTTTCAGAAAGCGATTTGGTTCCTTCAAAATAACGATCGCCTGTAAAGCAGATTAATTCGTTATTGGCCAAAGCGGCATTGATCTCAAAAATATGAGACAAATCTTCTTTGATGATAATAAATTTTACGGTTGGTTTTTGAGAAACACTTTCTAGATAATTCTTAATGGCAGAATGTTCTAAATCTGTCGTAACGAGATTGATTTGGAAATTAAGATCAATATCTCCTAAAAAATGTTCTGCAATTTCGAAGTTTCCAACATGAGCGCTGATTAAAACACCGCCTTTTTTCTCGGCAAGTAATTTTTTAAGCGTTTCTATTCCGTCAAATTCGTAAGTGAATCTGTTTCTCATTCCAGCAGAAATGGAAACTTTATCAATAATGGTTTGTCCAAAAGTATAATAGCTTTTGAAAACCATTTTTTTGGATTTGAAATAGGAGTATTGAAGTCTTTCTTTAAAATAATAGAAAATGGCTCTGTTGCTTTTTCTTAGAAATAAAAAATAATAAGAAGCAACAAAATAAAGTAAGGCATAAGCAGCTTTGACACCCGCTTTTTGAATTAAAAAAACGAATATTTTATAACCTAATACAGTTCCTTTGGATTTACCATCCCATTGACTCATTTAAGCTGATTTGGCTTTGATTTTAGTTTCGATTAAGTCATAAAAA from Flavobacterium sp. KACC 22763 includes these protein-coding regions:
- a CDS encoding dialkylrecorsinol condensing enzyme DarA, translated to MKNVLVIYYSQSGQLESIAKNIAKPFLNSDEINLTFHEIQLEKPFPFPWNKESFFDAFPESFLQIPTALKPVPEEILNTKFDLVLFHYQVWYLSPSIPINSFLKSEDAKKILNNTPVITISGSRNMWIMAQEKIKVLLRKANANLVGNVALVDRVGNLISVITIVEWMFSGVKKKYLGIFPLPGVSEKDIQESSQFGEIMLDSLQKDNLTQLQPKLVEAGAVKISSYLVTVDKTANKIFNKWSNIIYKNQKNRKQLLKVFNVYLFLAIWLISPIVYILHLITYPLKLKSIKKETQYYQGV
- a CDS encoding ABC transporter permease, coding for MKATAVDIQNYLPHRAPMLMVDLILNIDSSSVETVFLVEANNIFVQNNTFIEAGLIENTAQTCSAIVGKKYFFDDNGIENENVNVIGFISALKNVKIHALPKVGDTIITKADLVSKFTGDDYTLCTMSCKSSVEDQILLECEINLFIQKTISVG
- a CDS encoding beta-ketoacyl-ACP synthase III, with translation MFEVYITKAAKYLPNEAVSNDEMEAYLGLINDTASKARRIILRNNKITSRYYAVDKEGKSTHSNAELTKNAILPLFDENFTPQDVEVLSCGTSTPDIFLPSHAAMVHGLLKNKSVELNSSTGVCCAGMNSLKFGFLSIKSGNSKNAICTGSEKVSTWLNAQKYNHEADNLKSLEEQPIIAFKKDFLRWMLSDGAGAFLLENQPRGPISLRIEWMEAFSYAYELETCMYAGGDKLENGEIKGWSDYSPEQWLNESVFSIKQDVKLLDEFILSKGAESMKDAMDKNNIKSEDITYFIPHVSSNFFVEGLKKGLNEKGIGMSDDKWFMNLSRVGNVGSASIYLALEELLNSGNLKKGDKILLSVPESGRFSFAYAYLTVC
- a CDS encoding LpxL/LpxP family acyltransferase — translated: MSQWDGKSKGTVLGYKIFVFLIQKAGVKAAYALLYFVASYYFLFLRKSNRAIFYYFKERLQYSYFKSKKMVFKSYYTFGQTIIDKVSISAGMRNRFTYEFDGIETLKKLLAEKKGGVLISAHVGNFEIAEHFLGDIDLNFQINLVTTDLEHSAIKNYLESVSQKPTVKFIIIKEDLSHIFEINAALANNELICFTGDRYFEGTKSLSENLLGKEANFPAGPFLIASRLKVPVVFVYVMKEPNLHYHLYAREAEVKHRDEKALLKEYVKSVESILQQYPLQWFNYFDFWNQLENKNSLPK